aGTTACACTATAAATATGTTGTTTGTACCTTAAGTCAAAGTTTCTACTTTCAGTGATCACTCGAACAAAAGTATTTTCCACTAGGAAAATAAAAGGACAGATTGGTTCAAATCTTTCCTTTCTTCTCTCCAAGACATTCTCCTCCTTCCAATTGaggaaaaaataaactaaaataaaactagCACACACCCTTTTCAAGACCTCAAGAATAAATTCGAAGAAATTCCGACCCTCGGGCCGAAATGGTTTATGAGTTCCGAACAACTAAGTAATTACAATCTAAGAAGTAATAAGTACTTGGCCATGTTTTCTTAATGCTTTTCGGGATTGAAGTTTTCACCAAAAATGTATGTAAAAAAGAACGTTATAGCGAGATCACGTAGCTCCAACACAATCCACCCCTACTTGTCGTCAAAAATTAAATCGCAAGCTTCCAATAAAAAAACAAACGGTTCTAGTAAAATTTGTAATATGAATATCGTTATATTCAGGCTTCGCTAACCTATCGCatgataaaaagaaagaaagtacaAAAAAATAGTTAACAAAAAGCATTaatgaaataaattaaaagagaatGATTTATCTAGCACTCATTGCTGTTGAGTTGTCTTAGTTGTGCTACTAATATTACAATGAGAAACTATAAATCTTGTAATCATAAATGCTCTTACAACAATTTAAGCTTAATAACAAAAGGTTACTATTATTCATAAGAACAATTGCATATAAAATGAACATCATATACCGTACTACATTTAAGTAAACTTGGCTTcctaattccaaataaaacaggGAATAGGCAGAGTAGCACTGTACATTAATACATCTCAGTAATAGGTACGCCGTAATTAACAGTAAAACCCATTCACCTTTGCGATATGGTAAAATTAAGTAGTAGTAATCCAGTAACTATTACTCCTTAAACTCCGATTTCTTACGATTCAGTTAAATGCAAGACAATTCAAAAGGCCTTGATACCGATTCGTTCATACTTTTCTGGCTCTGCTTCAGCTAACCTCTGTTTTTCAAAGAAGGTTTGATTCTTCTTAATAAAAGCTTCAATTGTAAGCCGAAATTCTTCGTTACTCAGTGTGTCGACGGCTTCCACTGGTACCGTTGATTTCCTATCGCCGGTACGGACGACTAACCGCCGCATATCTGTTTCCGAACGCCGGAGCTCTCGCTGTGAACTCGCCGTCGCTATTTCTCGCTTCAATTTCTCCGATTGACTCCTTTTAAACTTCTGTATCTGCTTTGTTGCTGAGTCAATTGCTGTAGCCACGTCGTTACATTGCATCACTGGAACCTTCTCGGAGGACACGATCTGTTCATCTTCCGTCGTTGCAACACTAGGCTCCGACGTCACCGGCCGCGAATCAGAGGATAAAATCGGCACATCGCCGCCGTATGTAGCAGTGACGATCGGGTGTTGAACTTCGTTATGGACAATTTCTTCGCTGTTGATATCATCCGTAACAGACTCGTTGCTTCCGGCGTCAGTTTGACGGCAGAGCACGACGATTGCAACGATAATACCGTTGCCGATGAGAAAAACGACGTGAGGCTTAAACAGATAAGCCGAGACTTGTACCAAAAACTCGCCGGAGAGTTTAACGGCCGCCGGAACACGAGTCCAGGACCATGAAATCAACATAACCGCCACAACCACTTCGAAAATTTGCAGCATCTTCATCATATCCTGAAACCGATTGTACCTAGCAATTGCTTTCGCTTTCTCAAATTTCACGTTATCAAACATTAATTCGTTGTCCATTTTAATACTCCGGAACTCTTTTAACTAAAACCGTTTTTAAAATTCACGTGAAATGCAAGAGAAAAACGAACAGTCTGAATAATTTTTCTGGGAAAACGAAAAATCCACTAGGCTTCCAGTGAACAGTTACAGAATTGGGAGGGAAAATGGAAAATAATAAGGAAgggaatttgaaaagaaaatgtaaatggAAGAAGATTGTATACGTATGCAAAAATATGCATAAGGAAGTAGATTCAGAATTCATGTACATAGAAACACGTACTGATACACTACTGGGAACACACACTCCGCCGGAGATAATAATTGACAGTTTCTTTAGAATTTCTGAATTGAAGTTTGAATTGGTATAGTGAAATGAGGACTCAATGAATGGAATGGATGTACGAAAGGAGCCTCATTTTATAGGCGTAGCCCCCCGTAGGGtcgatcttttttttttttttttttttcttttttttttttgtttttttgaagtGAGTGTTGAAAATTTGTTATTGCAATAATgagtaaattatttaaattttgtaaaTATGGATAAAGGTGGTAGGAATTGTAATAGTGTTGTTGGGAGATTAAGACGAAAAAAAGGATTAATTTTGAGGTGCATGGTCCCCCAAAAGGTTCTATTTTTTGCTTAGTTTCTCCTTCCCATTGCTTCGTGCTGCTTTCCGTTTAAGTTAAGATTCCATTTATTCATGAGGAAAAAAACGATTGAACCCAAAAATATTCAAatatccaaaaaattattttctagcgAGGCACATATACTAGTTAGAACAATTATAATTTTTTTGGTTAATTAGCAAAGGTGCAGAATATAATCATTCCAACTTATTAGTAAAGCAACTGATGCTTTATGTTGATTACTAGGAATTCATTTTGCTTAATTACAATTACTGATAAATCTCACACATgtattattacatgtaaaataaCATGTCGTATGTGATAATGTTAGTTGTATAGTAGTAAATTTGGCTTTTTCAAAAGGGGCGGCTCTATACGTATCTTTATTGTAGAAATTGTTGCCTTATGATCCACTTTCCTTCTTTTCGAATTGGAATTATAAGGAACCTTGGATAGCAAAATCATGTTAATATTTTTGCAAGGAAATTTTCATACTAGAAGGGTGAGACTAAGAACTTGTGATTCTGATTTTACGTCTATACTCTCAGGTGCAAAATACTTTTCCTACTTTTGTTCGGttgcccaaaaatatttttcaatcttTTAAATACAAAGCTTAAATATGAGTTTAAGTTCTActgaatattattattattattattattattattattattattattattattattattattattaattaacaataaaattggcCATATCATATGTTTTCCAATGAAAGACTACTTCTCATAAAATATGAAAAGAATAATGTACTACTAATTAATGTGGAAGAAAACATTGGGATCTTTTGGTTTAGGAATAAATGGTTTTTTCAGATCATCCCGTTCTATATTTTTCCTTCTCCGATGTGCCTTCTTTTTCAATCGTATAAGAAGTTCATACATCAAGCATATATAGTATACCCTTTTCACAgcaaaaaaacaaaatgaaaaaaacaaaacaaaagagagactcAATTGAGTTAGAATAGTCGGCATATGCTATTCAAATTCGTGACATTGTAATTTGAACAAGGTATATTGACCAagtcaaaagtaaatatatagtaCGAACATTTCGAAATCTATTAGTGAATCTTTTAGTGATCATAAACTGAAATGGTGAGTTAAATTGCCAATTGGTAATAATGATTAAGGATAAGAATTTTTT
The nucleotide sequence above comes from Nicotiana tabacum cultivar K326 chromosome 12, ASM71507v2, whole genome shotgun sequence. Encoded proteins:
- the LOC107799883 gene encoding uncharacterized protein LOC107799883; its protein translation is MDNELMFDNVKFEKAKAIARYNRFQDMMKMLQIFEVVVAVMLISWSWTRVPAAVKLSGEFLVQVSAYLFKPHVVFLIGNGIIVAIVVLCRQTDAGSNESVTDDINSEEIVHNEVQHPIVTATYGGDVPILSSDSRPVTSEPSVATTEDEQIVSSEKVPVMQCNDVATAIDSATKQIQKFKRSQSEKLKREIATASSQRELRRSETDMRRLVVRTGDRKSTVPVEAVDTLSNEEFRLTIEAFIKKNQTFFEKQRLAEAEPEKYERIGIKAF